Proteins from a genomic interval of Youhaiella tibetensis:
- a CDS encoding PLP-dependent aminotransferase family protein, with protein MDKVARSKIPSWQPKIDRDEGPMYLAIADALAADIASGALAPGAALPSQRALASALGVDFTTISRAYNHARDRGLIEGRAGQGTFVRMRGVSRQQSALTGVDMSMNLPPLFDDQALAARMWREIADIEQTGGLPLLLRYQEAGGGMEDRAAGGEWLASRIGAVEPGRVIVTAGAQGALAAIMGTLAAAGEAICVEELTYPGLRALAAFTGVRLVPLSMDGEGLLPDAFERACRAEKPKALYCMPTIHNPTTANMPLERREAIAAIARAHGVPIIEDDAYGMLPVSGEPTLAKLAPDLVYYVGGVAKTLSPALRIAYLVAPDLRAASRLVGGVRATTLMASPLSTAIATRWITSGTAQGVLSAIRRATDERNRLARRLLPGAIMNDAGFHAWLPLGHGWQRGAFVSHLRNAGIGVVASDAFAVGAATEAVRLSLGSAGTVADLERSLNVIADLLDNPGPLSEMIV; from the coding sequence ATGGACAAAGTGGCACGCTCGAAAATCCCCTCCTGGCAGCCGAAGATCGATCGCGACGAGGGTCCGATGTACCTCGCAATTGCCGACGCACTTGCCGCGGACATCGCCAGCGGCGCGCTGGCGCCCGGTGCCGCGTTGCCCTCCCAACGGGCGCTGGCCTCGGCTCTGGGCGTCGACTTCACCACGATCAGCCGTGCCTATAACCATGCCCGCGATCGGGGGCTCATAGAAGGGCGCGCGGGGCAGGGTACCTTTGTGCGCATGCGTGGCGTGTCACGCCAGCAATCGGCCCTCACGGGCGTCGACATGAGCATGAACCTGCCGCCCTTGTTCGACGATCAGGCGCTGGCGGCGAGAATGTGGCGCGAGATCGCCGATATCGAGCAAACCGGCGGATTGCCCCTGCTGCTGCGGTACCAGGAGGCTGGCGGCGGAATGGAGGATCGCGCTGCGGGAGGCGAGTGGCTGGCTTCAAGGATCGGCGCCGTCGAGCCCGGGCGCGTTATCGTCACGGCCGGCGCGCAGGGCGCGTTGGCGGCAATCATGGGGACGCTTGCCGCAGCGGGCGAGGCGATCTGCGTGGAAGAACTGACATATCCCGGGCTGCGCGCCTTGGCGGCCTTCACGGGGGTGCGCCTCGTTCCCCTAAGCATGGATGGAGAAGGGTTGCTTCCGGATGCCTTCGAAAGGGCTTGCCGGGCAGAGAAGCCCAAGGCGCTCTATTGCATGCCCACGATCCACAACCCCACTACCGCGAACATGCCGCTGGAGCGCCGCGAAGCCATCGCCGCGATTGCCCGCGCCCATGGGGTTCCGATCATCGAAGACGACGCCTACGGGATGCTGCCGGTCAGTGGTGAGCCGACATTGGCCAAACTCGCGCCCGACTTGGTGTACTACGTGGGAGGCGTAGCCAAGACGCTGTCGCCGGCATTGCGCATTGCTTACCTCGTGGCTCCCGATCTGCGCGCCGCCTCGCGCCTCGTCGGCGGCGTGAGGGCAACGACCCTGATGGCTTCGCCGCTCTCGACCGCCATTGCGACGCGCTGGATAACGAGCGGCACGGCCCAAGGCGTCCTGAGTGCCATCCGCCGTGCGACTGACGAGCGCAACCGGTTGGCCCGTCGGCTGCTCCCCGGCGCTATCATGAACGACGCCGGCTTCCACGCATGGTTGCCTCTCGGCCATGGCTGGCAACGCGGGGCTTTCGTTTCCCACCTGCGCAACGCCGGCATCGGCGTTGTCGCCAGCGATGCATTCGCGGTTGGCGCTGCGACGGAGGCTGTACGTCTTAGCCTGGGAAGCGCTGGAACTGTGGCCGACCTGGAGCGCAGCCTGAATGTAATCGCCGATCTGCTCGATAACCCTGGCCCGCTCTCCGAAATGATCGTCTAG
- a CDS encoding DUF983 domain-containing protein, producing the protein MTTLVSEETHFDSEPRPIWPAMLNGMRCRCPRCGKGRLLHSYLKVNDRCSECGEEFFHHRADDLPPYVAIMIVGHILVTIMFHMETIGAGSPFVYLAVFVPLSIIMPLAMLPSIKGAVVGLQWSRRMHGFAGAGRMESKPELTQ; encoded by the coding sequence ATGACGACGCTTGTGTCCGAGGAGACCCATTTCGACAGCGAGCCCCGACCCATCTGGCCGGCCATGCTCAACGGCATGCGCTGCCGCTGTCCGCGTTGCGGGAAGGGGCGGCTTCTGCACAGCTATCTCAAGGTGAACGACCGCTGCTCGGAATGTGGCGAGGAGTTCTTCCACCACAGGGCCGACGATCTGCCGCCTTATGTGGCCATCATGATCGTTGGCCACATCCTGGTGACCATAATGTTCCACATGGAGACGATCGGGGCGGGGAGTCCCTTCGTCTACCTGGCGGTATTCGTGCCGCTTTCCATCATCATGCCACTTGCGATGCTGCCTTCGATCAAAGGGGCGGTCGTAGGGCTGCAATGGTCTCGGCGCATGCATGGATTCGCAGGGGCTGGCCGGATGGAGAGTAAGCCGGAGTTGACCCAATGA